Proteins found in one Gemmatimonadota bacterium genomic segment:
- a CDS encoding c-type cytochrome: protein MAIRLTFLCALLIALPIAIYSGDIPRVPLGHDEIRYISSIPKDNPLTQTKIALGKLLFFDKRLSRDGSIACGSCHQPHRAFTDGRVLPTGIDGQTPTRNVPTLINRAYGTIYFYDGRAATLEEQALIPIQSPTEMGNTLEQVVTTLSAISGYRPHFKAAFGDSTITSGRIAKALSAFERTLISGESPYDLFEYGGPKGAMSASAIRGLRLFRTKARCTLCHMGFNYTDEDFHNIGTSWDRADLSTYEKTGNLQDIKGIDPGRYEQTQKPEHFGAMKTPTLREVARTAPYMHNGSIKTLEEIIEFYDKGGNPNPFLDELITPLNLTDAEKQDLIAFLKALNGINWLHIEPPFSFPE, encoded by the coding sequence ATGGCAATCCGCCTCACATTTCTCTGCGCCCTCCTGATCGCCCTGCCGATAGCCATATATAGTGGCGACATACCCCGCGTGCCATTGGGCCATGACGAAATCCGCTATATCAGCAGCATTCCCAAAGACAATCCCCTCACCCAAACTAAAATAGCCCTGGGCAAACTCCTCTTTTTCGACAAACGGCTCTCCAGAGACGGCAGCATAGCCTGTGGCTCTTGTCACCAGCCCCACCGCGCCTTTACCGATGGTCGCGTCTTGCCCACAGGTATTGACGGTCAGACTCCCACACGCAATGTGCCCACCCTGATCAACCGGGCATACGGAACGATTTACTTCTACGACGGCAGGGCTGCTACCCTCGAAGAACAGGCACTCATCCCCATCCAAAGCCCCACAGAAATGGGCAACACCCTCGAACAGGTCGTCACCACTTTATCGGCTATCTCCGGTTATCGCCCCCACTTCAAAGCCGCATTTGGAGACAGCACCATCACATCCGGCCGCATCGCCAAAGCCCTATCCGCTTTCGAACGCACGCTGATCTCTGGCGAATCGCCCTACGATTTGTTCGAATACGGCGGCCCCAAAGGCGCCATGTCCGCATCCGCCATCCGGGGCCTGCGCCTCTTTCGCACCAAAGCGCGTTGTACACTCTGCCACATGGGATTCAACTATACCGACGAAGACTTCCACAACATCGGTACGAGCTGGGATCGCGCTGATCTTTCCACTTACGAAAAAACCGGCAACCTGCAAGACATCAAAGGCATCGATCCCGGACGTTATGAGCAAACCCAAAAGCCTGAACACTTTGGCGCAATGAAAACACCTACCCTCCGCGAAGTCGCGCGCACAGCCCCCTATATGCACAACGGCAGCATCAAAACTCTGGAAGAAATCATCGAATTTTACGACAAAGGCGGTAATCCCAATCCCTTCCTCGACGAATTAATTACTCCCCTCAACCTCACCGACGCCGAAAAACAGGACCTGATCGCCTTCCTCAAAGCACTCAATGGCATCAACTGGCTCCACATCGAACCGCCATTTAGCTTCCCCGAGTAA
- a CDS encoding fibronectin type III domain-containing protein, translating to MILKILDTAVNCVTMQVECEDARRMRIYRADRADGAFEEVGVAREDRFVDAADLIPGKTYYYIAVGADRYPEQDELRNMESVEAQVPRASCEKQVDLTQEVEAFEVQMGGYVDESNAVTLGPEVYCPGPNSSMPPYDQVFEPNLYVVIENTGETDLVNPWLVANGQRDWWSVEAMAKEAIGGRDLDEDERMMALWQFVVDEVYDSRCGMSWYDDVSDPVKLFNAYGFEGCIGYAIATSRLGEVMGVKSREVWVGGILDGHGRGRQCSHTIFEAWANGAWHLLDTDQMVFFLKRDNRTVASVADLARDPELTSRSHRNLGLAGKDLVEKDYYSAQFENREFVYPTNPSGAWTREDGRVQQDTTQLPPPHTMAMRLRPGEKLVRYWDQVGKTVVRGRRLHPEVRYSNGKLAYRPDLRNPLAMRGLERHVNVVQEASRRLPAVHPVQDQSVSRMIWKVCSPYPIAGARVGLSYRRVSREDGLEVLLSLDGKDWRSVWVATGHRASACVDLDWYLNPALFDWRGDWDPGWRVGPRYEYYVQVAMWAGANAGDVGVDKIWFDTDLQCATRSLPSLFCGENRIQYRDESEEKRNVRIIYGWQEEHCIKPPDIPEPVFPLDGAELDQTDFEFRWKSPEGNGSEVDDYHVQVSRYPDFRWCVCPTFDRYVSRTAYAGKTRWQPQFAGLLNPGERYYWRVRARNAQGVWSDWSQACAFSVTRGS from the coding sequence ATGATACTCAAAATTTTAGATACTGCTGTCAATTGCGTTACCATGCAGGTGGAATGCGAGGACGCTCGGAGGATGCGAATCTATCGCGCGGATCGGGCGGATGGTGCATTTGAAGAAGTCGGCGTCGCCCGAGAAGATCGGTTTGTGGATGCGGCGGATTTGATACCGGGGAAGACTTATTATTATATCGCCGTTGGTGCTGATCGTTATCCAGAACAGGATGAGTTGAGGAATATGGAATCCGTTGAGGCGCAGGTGCCCCGCGCTTCTTGTGAGAAACAGGTCGATCTGACGCAGGAGGTAGAAGCGTTTGAGGTTCAGATGGGTGGGTATGTGGATGAGTCGAATGCTGTGACTCTTGGGCCAGAGGTGTATTGCCCGGGGCCTAATTCGAGTATGCCGCCCTATGATCAGGTGTTTGAGCCAAATCTTTATGTGGTGATCGAGAATACGGGTGAGACAGATCTGGTGAATCCGTGGTTGGTGGCAAATGGACAGCGGGATTGGTGGTCGGTAGAGGCGATGGCGAAAGAGGCGATAGGCGGGCGGGATCTGGACGAAGACGAGCGGATGATGGCGTTGTGGCAGTTTGTCGTGGATGAGGTTTACGACAGCCGATGCGGGATGTCGTGGTATGACGATGTGAGCGATCCGGTGAAGTTGTTCAATGCGTATGGGTTTGAGGGGTGTATAGGGTATGCGATTGCCACGAGTCGGTTGGGTGAGGTGATGGGGGTGAAGTCGCGCGAGGTATGGGTCGGCGGTATTTTGGATGGGCACGGTCGAGGGCGGCAGTGTAGCCATACGATTTTCGAAGCGTGGGCAAATGGGGCATGGCATTTGCTCGATACGGATCAGATGGTGTTTTTCTTAAAGCGCGATAACCGGACGGTGGCCAGTGTCGCCGACCTGGCGCGGGATCCAGAACTGACGAGCAGGTCGCACCGGAATCTGGGACTGGCGGGAAAGGATCTGGTGGAGAAGGATTATTACAGCGCGCAGTTCGAGAATCGGGAATTTGTGTATCCGACCAATCCGAGCGGTGCCTGGACTCGGGAAGATGGCCGTGTGCAACAGGATACGACGCAGTTGCCGCCGCCCCATACGATGGCGATGCGCTTGCGGCCGGGGGAGAAGCTGGTGCGCTATTGGGATCAGGTGGGCAAGACGGTGGTGCGAGGGCGTCGGTTACATCCCGAGGTGCGATATTCCAATGGCAAGCTGGCCTATCGACCCGATCTGCGAAATCCGCTGGCAATGAGAGGGTTAGAACGGCATGTGAATGTGGTGCAGGAAGCGTCGAGGCGATTGCCTGCTGTTCATCCGGTTCAAGATCAAAGCGTTTCCCGGATGATCTGGAAGGTGTGTTCACCATATCCCATTGCCGGAGCGCGAGTGGGTTTGTCCTACAGACGGGTGAGCAGGGAAGACGGTCTTGAGGTATTGCTGTCTCTGGATGGAAAGGACTGGCGGTCGGTCTGGGTGGCAACGGGACATCGGGCAAGTGCGTGTGTGGATCTGGACTGGTATTTGAATCCGGCTTTGTTCGACTGGCGGGGGGATTGGGATCCGGGATGGCGGGTTGGACCGCGTTATGAATATTATGTTCAGGTGGCGATGTGGGCTGGTGCGAATGCCGGAGATGTGGGGGTGGATAAAATCTGGTTCGATACGGATTTGCAGTGTGCAACGCGATCTTTGCCATCGCTGTTCTGTGGTGAGAATCGCATTCAATATAGAGATGAGTCAGAGGAAAAACGGAATGTTCGGATAATTTACGGATGGCAGGAGGAGCACTGTATTAAACCGCCGGATATACCCGAGCCGGTGTTTCCCTTGGATGGGGCTGAGTTGGATCAGACGGATTTTGAGTTTCGCTGGAAAAGTCCTGAAGGGAATGGGTCAGAGGTGGACGATTATCACGTACAGGTGAGCAGGTACCCGGATTTCAGGTGGTGCGTGTGTCCCACTTTTGACCGGTATGTGAGCCGCACGGCATACGCGGGGAAGACGCGCTGGCAACCGCAATTTGCAGGGTTGTTGAATCCGGGCGAGCGATATTATTGGCGCGTGCGTGCGCGAAATGCACAAGGGGTGTGGAGCGATTGGAGCCAGGCGTGCGCGTTCTCGGTTACTCGGGGAAGCTAA